One Longimicrobium sp. genomic window, GCGGTGGAGGACGGCGGCGCGCTCTACCCCGGCCCCCGGCGCATCCGCCTGTGGGTGGAGCGCGGGCTGTACGCCGCGCGCCCCGGGCTCCTGGCCGAGGTGGCGCCGCTCCGGCCCGGCGAGCCCGCCGAGACGCTCTCGGTGGCCCCCGCGGCCGCCGGGCTCTCGGTGCGCTACCGCACCATCGTGCAGGGCTACGAGCGCTGGATCGAGGCGTGGGCCTCGGACTCGGTGCTCCCCGAGGCGGTGGAGCTGCGCGTGCTCCCCCCGCCCCTCCTGGCGGCCGACCCCGGAGCGGGGGGGCTGCCCGGCGTGCTGCGGCTGCCGCTGGTGGCGCCGCTCCGGTCCAACCCCGACGCGAGCGTGAGGAGGCAT contains:
- a CDS encoding prepilin-type N-terminal cleavage/methylation domain-containing protein; the encoded protein is MHSAGFTLVEVLVAMVVTGIVIGAAYGVLRTAADARTRVERERQEALPGPAARAVLDGWLRAAAMVEGGGPFVGRDLRDGPLEVDALSFAVEDGGALYPGPRRIRLWVERGLYAARPGLLAEVAPLRPGEPAETLSVAPAAAGLSVRYRTIVQGYERWIEAWASDSVLPEAVELRVLPPPLLAADPGAGGLPGVLRLPLVAPLRSNPDASVRRHVQPAGLRPGGGAVGAGADGRPGG